The following are from one region of the Paraglaciecola sp. L1A13 genome:
- the glpT gene encoding glycerol-3-phosphate transporter produces MFGIFKPAPHQPRLPKEEIDKEYKALRWQVFIGIFVGYAGYYLVRKNFSLAMPFLIEEQGFTKGQLGIALSAVSIAYGLSKFLMGSVSDRSNPRYFLMTGLLISSAVMFIFGFSDWATQSVGSIFLLLFINGWAQGMGWPACGRTMVHWYSGNERGRTVSFWNIAHNVGGGLIGPLFILGMAWFNDWHSAFYIPAAAASLIAVLVYFIMKDTPQSCGLPPIEEYRNDYPAQYSKAHEEEFTAKQIFMQFVLNNKLLWFIAVANAFVYLIRYGVLDWAPTYLYEVKDFSFDKSSWAYFLYEWAGIPGTLLCGWISDKWFKGRRAPAAILYMILVLVAVIIYWLNPAGNPGIDIAALMAIGFLIYGPVMLIGLFALELVPKKAAGTAAGLTGLFGYLGGAVVANIALGYTVDNFGWDGGFVLLVGGCIGAILLIALTLKHEVAHESHQREH; encoded by the coding sequence ATGTTCGGTATTTTTAAACCCGCTCCTCATCAGCCTCGACTACCCAAAGAAGAAATCGATAAAGAATACAAAGCATTGCGCTGGCAAGTATTTATTGGGATTTTTGTTGGATATGCAGGCTACTATTTAGTTCGTAAAAACTTCTCTTTGGCTATGCCATTTTTAATTGAAGAGCAGGGCTTTACCAAAGGGCAACTCGGTATCGCCTTATCCGCAGTATCTATTGCTTACGGTTTAAGTAAGTTCCTGATGGGCAGTGTGTCGGACCGCAGTAACCCTCGTTATTTCTTGATGACTGGTCTGTTGATTTCGTCTGCTGTGATGTTCATTTTTGGTTTTTCCGATTGGGCAACACAAAGCGTCGGCAGTATCTTTTTACTGCTCTTTATCAATGGTTGGGCTCAAGGTATGGGTTGGCCAGCGTGTGGGCGAACTATGGTGCATTGGTACTCTGGTAATGAAAGGGGACGAACGGTCTCTTTCTGGAATATTGCTCATAACGTAGGAGGGGGCTTAATAGGCCCGCTTTTCATTTTAGGTATGGCGTGGTTTAACGATTGGCACAGTGCTTTTTATATTCCAGCTGCCGCGGCATCGTTAATCGCGGTGCTCGTTTATTTTATTATGAAAGATACTCCTCAATCCTGTGGTTTACCTCCAATTGAAGAATACCGCAATGATTACCCTGCGCAATATTCTAAAGCCCATGAAGAAGAGTTTACGGCTAAGCAAATCTTCATGCAGTTTGTACTGAATAACAAACTGTTGTGGTTTATAGCTGTGGCAAATGCGTTTGTGTATTTAATTCGTTATGGGGTACTTGATTGGGCGCCAACTTATTTGTACGAAGTCAAAGATTTCTCATTCGATAAGAGCTCTTGGGCTTATTTTCTATACGAGTGGGCAGGCATACCGGGCACGCTTCTATGTGGCTGGATAAGTGATAAATGGTTTAAGGGGCGCCGTGCACCAGCAGCCATTTTGTACATGATACTGGTGCTCGTAGCTGTCATCATCTACTGGTTAAACCCTGCGGGTAATCCAGGAATAGATATTGCCGCCTTGATGGCTATTGGCTTTTTAATATACGGTCCCGTTATGTTAATTGGCTTATTTGCGCTCGAACTTGTACCTAAAAAAGCAGCAGGTACCGCAGCAGGCTTAACCGGTTTGTTTGGTTACCTAGGCGGGGCTGTCGTGGCAAACATTGCCCTTGGTTACACGGTAGATAATTTCGGTTGGGACGGTGGCTTCGTATTGCTGGTTGGCGGGTGTATAGGTGCGATATTGCTTATTGCCTTAACGTTAAAGCATGAAGTTGCCCATGAGAGCCATCAGCGAGAGCATTAG
- a CDS encoding nitrate/nitrite transporter: protein MSRESNVTSVFGHILIIILAGELIFALPFHLARFFRPTFLQAFELTNTQLGDIFAAYGVVAMLSYFPGGLIADRYAPNRLMSCSLLATAAGGGYLLSGPSHFGLTLLFGYWGATTVLVFWAAMIKATRLSAAPSRQGFAFGLLDGGRGLAASLFASVGILLLSQGAFNPQGDFNNSHDAFKAMSSLIIYYTCLTVVAAVLTWLFVSAERPEIDDSHNQASQIASHQSVWNTLRITLVNPMVWLQGGVVVCAYCGYKALDNYSLFVVQAFNWSQVEGAQFITFASYTRPVAALAAGILADRLRTSRMTYILFAFLGVVFVSIAWLTRSNSAVTVMLAMLLFTFIAVFALRGIYFALVDESQIRMGATGTAVGIISVLGFTPDIFFASVSGRMLDAGQHGFGYYFLFVAAIMFIGCLCALLLANKVNKLVSVSETQLKIER, encoded by the coding sequence ATGAGCCGTGAAAGTAATGTGACGTCAGTGTTCGGTCATATCTTGATTATTATCCTGGCGGGCGAACTCATTTTCGCATTACCGTTTCACCTGGCGCGTTTTTTTCGGCCGACTTTTTTGCAAGCGTTTGAACTTACTAATACTCAGCTAGGTGACATATTTGCGGCTTACGGCGTTGTTGCCATGTTGTCTTATTTTCCCGGTGGCTTGATTGCCGATAGATATGCACCTAATCGCCTAATGAGTTGCTCGTTATTAGCAACCGCAGCCGGGGGAGGGTATTTACTAAGCGGGCCAAGTCATTTCGGACTGACGCTGTTATTTGGTTATTGGGGGGCAACCACTGTCTTGGTTTTTTGGGCTGCTATGATCAAAGCCACACGTTTATCGGCTGCGCCTAGTCGCCAAGGTTTTGCTTTTGGTTTGTTAGATGGAGGGCGAGGGCTAGCAGCAAGTTTGTTTGCCAGTGTGGGGATCCTGTTGCTCAGCCAAGGCGCGTTTAATCCACAAGGAGACTTTAACAACAGTCACGACGCCTTTAAGGCCATGAGCTCTCTCATTATTTACTACACCTGTTTAACGGTCGTTGCGGCTGTATTAACTTGGCTCTTTGTCAGTGCTGAGCGTCCAGAGATAGATGATAGCCATAATCAAGCTTCCCAAATTGCTTCACATCAATCGGTCTGGAATACGCTGCGCATAACGTTGGTAAACCCAATGGTATGGCTACAAGGTGGTGTGGTGGTTTGTGCATATTGCGGCTATAAGGCGCTGGATAATTATAGCCTTTTCGTTGTGCAGGCATTTAATTGGTCGCAAGTTGAAGGGGCTCAATTTATTACCTTCGCAAGTTATACGCGTCCTGTTGCGGCGCTTGCAGCGGGAATACTCGCTGACCGATTACGTACCAGTCGCATGACCTATATTTTGTTTGCCTTTTTAGGAGTGGTGTTTGTCAGTATTGCGTGGCTCACCCGTTCCAATTCTGCGGTGACAGTAATGTTAGCCATGCTATTGTTTACCTTTATAGCGGTATTTGCGCTGCGTGGTATTTATTTTGCTTTGGTTGATGAAAGTCAGATCCGAATGGGGGCGACCGGCACTGCGGTAGGCATTATTTCGGTGTTGGGTTTCACTCCTGATATTTTCTTTGCCTCTGTTTCTGGGCGTATGCTTGATGCGGGTCAACACGGCTTTGGGTATTACTTTTTATTTGTTGCCGCAATTATGTTTATCGGTTGCCTGTGCGCATTATTATTGGCTAACAAAGTTAATAAATTAGTTAGTGTTAGTGAAACACAGTTGAAAATCGAGCGTTAA